A window from Manis javanica isolate MJ-LG chromosome 10, MJ_LKY, whole genome shotgun sequence encodes these proteins:
- the KRT83 gene encoding keratin, type II cuticular Hb3 has protein sequence MTCGFSSVDCGFSPRNFSCASACGPRPGHCCITAAPYSGVSCYRGITGAFSSRSVCGAFHSGTCGRSFGYRSGGVCGPSPPCITSVSVNESLLAPLNLEIDPSAQCVKQEEKEQIKCLNSRFAAFIDKVRFLEQQNKLLETKWQFYQNRQCCESHLEPLFEGYIETLRREAECVEADSGRLASELNHVQEVLEGYKKKYEEEVALRATAENEFVALKKDVDCAYLRKSDLEANAEALTQEIDFLRRLYEEEIRILQSHISDTSVIVKMDNSRDLNMDCIVAEIKAQYDDIASRSRAEAESWYRTKCEEIKATVIRHGETLRRTKEEINELNRMIQRLTAEVENAKCQNSKLEAAVAQAEQQGEAALSDARCKLAGLEAALQKAKQDMACLLKEYQEVMNSKLGLDIEIATYRRLLEGEEHRLCEGVGAVNVCVSSSRGGVVCGDLCVSGSQPVTGSVCSAPCSGNLVVSTGICAPCGPLNTTCGGGSCGLGRC, from the exons ATGACCTGTGGCTTCAGCTCCGTGGACTGTGGGTTCAGCCCCAGGAACTTCAGCTGCGCCTCGGCCTGCGGGCCCAGGCCAGGCCACTGCTGCATCACGGCCGCCCCCTACAGCGGCGTCTCCTGCTACCGCGGCATCACCGGGGCCTTCAGCAGCCGGAGTGTCTGCGGGGCCTTCCACTCCGGCACCTGTGGCCGCAGCTTCGGATATCGCTCCGGCGGCGTGTGCGGGCCCAGCCCTCCATGCATCACCTCCGTGTCGGTCAACGAGAGCCTGCTCGCGCCCCTCAACCTGGAGATCGACCCCAGTGCGCAGTGCGTGAAGCAGGAGGAGAAGGAGCAGATCAAGTGCCTCAACAGCAGGTTCGCTGCCTTCATCGACAAG gTGCGCTTCCTGGAGCAGCAGAACAAGCTGCTGGAGACCAAGTGGCAGTTCTACCAGAATCGCCAGTGCTGCGAGAGCCACCTGGAGCCGCTGTTCGAGGGCTACATCGAGACGCTGAGGCGGGAGGCCGAGTGTGTGGAGGCCGACAGCGGGAGGCTGGCCTCTGAGCTCAACCACGTGCAGGAGGTGCTGGAGGGCTACAAGAAGAA GTATGAAGAAGAAGTTGCACTTCGGGCCACGGCGGAGAACGAGTTTGTGGCTCTAAAGAAG GATGTAGACTGCGCCTACCTGCGCAAGTCGGACCTGGAGGCCAACGCAGAGGCCCTGACCCAGGAGATCGACTTCCTGCGGCGGCTGTATGAGGAG GAGATCCGCATTCTCCAGTCCCACATCTCAGACACCTCAGTCATTGTCAAGATGGACAACAGCCGGGACCTGAACATGGACTGTATTGTGGCTGAGATCAAGGCTCAGTACGACGACATTGCCAGCCGCAGCCGGGCCGAGGCTGAGTCCTGGTACCGCACCAAG TGCGAGGAGATCAAGGCCACAGTGATCCGGCATGGGGAGACCCTGCGCCGCACCAAGGAGGAGATCAATGAGCTGAACCGCATGATCCAGAGGCTGACCGCGGAGGTCGAGAATGCCAAGTGCCAG AACTCCAAGCTGGAGGCTGCAGTGGCCCAGGCCGAGCAGCAGGGTGAGGCCGCCCTCAGCGATGCCCGCTGCAAGCTGGCGGGGCTGGAGGCCGCCCTGCAGAAGGCCAAGCAGGACATGGCCTGCCTGCTCAAGGAGTACCAAGAGGTGATGAACTCCAAGCTGGGCCTGGACATCGAGATCGCCACCTACAGGCGCCTGCTGGAGGGCGAGGAGCACAG GCTGTGTGAAGGTGTTGGAGCTGTGAATGTCT GTGTCAGCAGCTCACGGGGCGGGGTCGTCTGCGGAGACCTGTGCGTGTCAGGCTCCCAGCCTGTGACAGGCAGTGTCTGCAGCGCCCCCTGCAGTGGGAATCTGGTGGTGAGCACTGGAATCTGCGCACCCTGCGGCCCGCTCAACACCACCTGTGGAGGGGGTTCCTGCGGCCTGGGGAGGTGTTAG